Proteins co-encoded in one Bacillus infantis NRRL B-14911 genomic window:
- a CDS encoding response regulator transcription factor, whose amino-acid sequence MNRILLAEDEDILRMLIVDTLEDGDFEVDEAADGQEALDLFQSGDYSLLIIDYMMPVYTGLEVIEKIRANSEKNHVKILMLSAKSQQFEQDRVLEAGADYFMAKPFSPLELLEKVEEILNENQ is encoded by the coding sequence ATGAACAGAATTTTACTGGCAGAAGATGAAGATATATTGAGAATGCTGATTGTGGATACGCTGGAAGACGGCGATTTCGAAGTGGATGAGGCAGCAGATGGACAGGAGGCGCTGGATTTATTTCAGTCAGGAGATTACAGCCTCCTGATCATTGATTATATGATGCCTGTATACACGGGGCTTGAGGTCATCGAAAAGATAAGGGCCAATAGTGAAAAAAATCATGTCAAGATTCTCATGCTGTCAGCAAAAAGCCAGCAGTTTGAGCAGGACAGGGTGCTGGAAGCAGGGGCCGATTATTTTATGGCCAAGCCGTTCAGCCCGCTGGAGCTCCTTGAAAAGGTAGAGGAAATACTGAATGAAAATCAATGA
- a CDS encoding class I SAM-dependent methyltransferase, translating to MDNFEEYEDPVLYDIENSWTGELHLLLELLEGKRGPVIDLACGTGRLAIPLAEKGFEVTGVDIHKGMLGRAAEKAKGLPIKWICGDVRSVDLDLKSGLVYMSGNSFQHFLTNQDQNRLLEAVVNHLDKSGLFIFDTRFPSAEELLQPEGEEYWKTITGKSGEQIKVSTISKYDKLTQIQHYQTIRRSDLEETVKNIFLRYTYPQEMERLLESCRLEIIQVYGGWDKRALTARSESLVYVCKLAEEA from the coding sequence ATGGATAACTTTGAAGAATATGAAGATCCTGTTTTATATGATATTGAGAACAGCTGGACAGGGGAGCTGCATCTGCTGCTGGAGCTTTTGGAAGGTAAAAGGGGGCCGGTCATCGACCTGGCATGCGGGACAGGGAGGCTCGCTATCCCGCTGGCTGAAAAGGGTTTTGAAGTGACAGGCGTCGATATACATAAAGGCATGCTCGGCAGGGCGGCTGAAAAAGCGAAAGGGCTTCCCATCAAATGGATCTGCGGGGATGTAAGATCGGTGGATCTGGATTTGAAGTCTGGGCTAGTTTACATGTCCGGCAATTCCTTTCAGCATTTTTTGACCAATCAAGACCAGAACAGACTGCTGGAAGCCGTTGTAAACCATCTGGACAAAAGCGGGCTGTTTATCTTCGATACCCGTTTTCCTTCTGCAGAAGAATTGCTTCAGCCTGAAGGAGAGGAATATTGGAAAACCATCACTGGAAAAAGCGGGGAGCAAATAAAGGTTTCTACGATAAGCAAATACGACAAGTTAACACAGATCCAGCATTACCAGACAATCCGAAGGAGCGATCTGGAAGAGACAGTAAAGAATATTTTTCTGAGATATACATATCCGCAGGAAATGGAACGTCTGCTTGAAAGCTGCCGCCTGGAGATAATCCAGGTCTATGGAGGCTGGGACAAAAGGGCGCTGACTGCCCGGTCTGAATCCTTGGTCTATGTATGCAAACTGGCTGAAGAAGCCTGA
- a CDS encoding hybrid sensor histidine kinase/response regulator: MKINDYFKKSLSRQFAGLMGVFIFFFIAGTIVLVILQQNLSDSYNEKRAELVKKEALVQEIDSTFNRVFFDVRGYLAFDNDDMRISAQSKQPELRKMGKQLDELAASQDDKAYAREVREFIDYYFIEKLPATVNYFETGRIEEVKRLASTGATARVNTFQDDSLKYLQGINDQLNEEAEGLMEKQSYIQMGFVLFSFVILVLLARITRVMFRRVGQPLADFAAAANEIAAGREAVITVESSREDELGALSVAFQKMVWSVQDKEQDLTAQNEELLAQQDELQAQQTELEEMLEALRENELKLKRRNDLTNGISSSLDLQSILDSIVVNMCGIISADRGMIGLLNTKAAAAYAISASGVEQFMDHIENGLHERLIQSKKSFAIKRELLAGEKGYHEEVSYSYDLYLPVISSKDEVIAVMLFSRFGSPFSEKQMDEYEALSRQVGISLDNISLYSQSEEERKLNKDILNTVQEGIQMVSRSGAILQANRQLEEMFTCPGAAGRLENLPWEIWSAEMANKVEQPDEFLAFLQNAVHSDSCEMESIIYQMKQTGQVIKMYCEGLGQEDERIGTVLVHRDITKEFEVDQMKSEFVSTVSHELRTPLASILGFTELMLNRELKPDKQKKYLTTIYNEARRLTSLINDFLDVQRMEAGKQTYEKKYLRLLPIIEQVIEKQQINTDIHKIKIDDRSIGNDVILGDKSKVEQVFTNLISNAVKYSPGGGDIIIRLYQEDKSVLAEVEDKGLGIPEDALDKLFTKFYRVDNSDRRRIGGTGLGLSIVQEIMKAHSGSISVASSYGKGSIFTLSFPLIETAEEPGAISVPKASAEGYRVMVVEDDQSLAELIIQELSDSGFQVVHYKRGQEALDFLALHTPDAIVLDIMLEEEQVDGWRIMEQIKENDRLKNIPIIVSTALDEKEKGFSLGANDYLVKPYKPSQLSRAIMQTLLKIGKVGQILIPEK; encoded by the coding sequence ATGAAAATCAATGATTATTTTAAAAAGAGCCTATCGAGGCAGTTTGCCGGGTTAATGGGTGTCTTTATTTTCTTTTTCATTGCCGGAACGATTGTGCTGGTCATCCTGCAGCAGAACCTCAGCGATTCTTATAATGAAAAGCGGGCTGAACTCGTTAAAAAGGAAGCGCTCGTCCAGGAAATCGACAGTACCTTCAATCGTGTATTCTTCGATGTAAGAGGCTATTTGGCATTTGACAACGATGATATGAGGATCAGCGCACAGTCAAAGCAGCCGGAGCTGAGAAAGATGGGGAAGCAGCTGGATGAACTTGCTGCCTCCCAGGATGATAAGGCATATGCGAGAGAAGTAAGGGAGTTTATTGATTACTATTTTATTGAAAAACTGCCTGCTACGGTAAACTATTTTGAAACCGGGAGAATAGAAGAGGTCAAGAGATTGGCAAGCACCGGAGCGACTGCGAGGGTAAATACTTTCCAGGATGATTCGCTTAAATATCTGCAGGGAATAAATGACCAGCTTAATGAAGAAGCGGAAGGCCTGATGGAGAAGCAATCTTATATCCAGATGGGCTTTGTCTTATTCAGCTTTGTCATCCTTGTCCTTTTGGCACGGATTACCCGGGTAATGTTCCGTAGAGTCGGACAGCCGCTTGCTGACTTTGCAGCTGCTGCCAATGAGATTGCGGCAGGGCGCGAAGCAGTGATAACCGTCGAATCCAGCAGAGAGGATGAACTCGGCGCATTATCGGTCGCATTCCAGAAAATGGTCTGGAGTGTGCAGGACAAAGAACAGGACCTGACTGCCCAGAATGAAGAGCTGCTCGCCCAGCAGGATGAGCTCCAGGCCCAGCAGACTGAGCTGGAGGAGATGCTCGAAGCTTTGCGCGAGAACGAGCTGAAGCTGAAGCGGAGGAATGACTTGACGAATGGAATTTCCAGCTCCCTGGACCTTCAGAGCATCCTTGACAGCATTGTGGTCAATATGTGCGGAATCATCAGTGCCGATAGAGGGATGATCGGACTTCTGAACACAAAGGCAGCAGCGGCTTACGCCATTTCAGCATCAGGTGTGGAGCAGTTTATGGACCACATTGAAAACGGGCTTCACGAAAGGCTGATCCAGTCAAAAAAATCCTTTGCCATAAAAAGGGAGCTGCTGGCTGGAGAAAAGGGTTATCATGAGGAAGTGTCCTACAGCTATGATTTATATCTGCCAGTCATTTCCTCCAAGGACGAGGTTATAGCAGTGATGCTGTTCAGCCGCTTCGGATCTCCATTCTCGGAGAAGCAGATGGATGAATATGAAGCATTATCCAGGCAGGTAGGAATCAGTCTGGACAATATCAGCTTATACAGCCAGTCAGAGGAAGAACGGAAGCTTAACAAAGATATCCTGAATACAGTCCAGGAGGGCATCCAGATGGTGAGCCGCTCAGGGGCCATCCTGCAGGCGAACCGCCAGCTGGAAGAGATGTTCACCTGCCCGGGTGCTGCCGGAAGGCTGGAAAATCTCCCATGGGAAATTTGGTCGGCCGAAATGGCAAATAAGGTTGAGCAGCCTGATGAATTTTTGGCTTTCCTTCAAAATGCGGTTCATAGTGACAGCTGTGAGATGGAGAGCATCATCTATCAAATGAAGCAAACGGGGCAGGTCATCAAAATGTACTGCGAAGGCCTCGGGCAGGAAGATGAAAGGATCGGCACCGTGCTGGTGCATCGCGACATAACAAAAGAATTTGAAGTCGATCAAATGAAGTCTGAGTTTGTGAGCACTGTCAGCCATGAGCTGCGCACACCGCTCGCGAGCATCCTCGGCTTCACCGAACTGATGCTGAACAGAGAGCTGAAGCCTGATAAGCAGAAAAAATATTTGACGACCATTTATAATGAAGCCAGGAGGCTGACTTCCCTCATCAATGATTTCCTTGATGTCCAGCGGATGGAAGCCGGAAAACAGACATATGAGAAGAAATATCTCAGGCTCCTGCCAATCATTGAGCAGGTTATAGAAAAACAGCAGATCAATACAGATATCCACAAGATAAAAATTGATGACCGTTCTATAGGAAATGATGTGATCCTGGGAGATAAGAGCAAGGTGGAGCAGGTATTCACCAATCTGATCTCCAATGCTGTCAAATATTCTCCAGGCGGCGGGGATATAATCATCAGGCTCTATCAGGAAGATAAGTCTGTTCTGGCAGAAGTGGAAGATAAGGGCCTCGGTATACCGGAGGATGCGCTGGATAAACTGTTCACCAAATTCTACCGTGTGGATAATTCCGACAGGAGAAGGATCGGCGGTACAGGGCTCGGGCTCTCGATTGTCCAGGAAATCATGAAGGCGCACAGCGGCAGCATTTCCGTTGCCTCAAGTTATGGAAAAGGAAGCATCTTCACACTCTCATTTCCTCTGATTGAAACTGCTGAGGAACCAGGGGCTATATCAGTGCCGAAAGCCTCTGCAGAAGGCTACCGCGTTATGGTAGTGGAAGATGACCAAAGCCTGGCGGAGCTGATTATCCAGGAGCTGTCTGACAGCGGTTTCCAGGTAGTTCATTATAAAAGGGGACAGGAAGCCCTGGATTTTCTTGCCCTCCATACACCTGATGCGATCGTGCTTGATATCATGCTGGAGGAAGAACAGGTGGATGGCTGGAGGATCATGGAGCAGATAAAGGAAAATGACAGGCTTAAGAACATACCTATCATTGTTTCCACGGCTCTTGATGAAAAAGAAAAAGGCTTTTCGCTTGGTGCGAATGATTATTTGGTCAAGCCTTACAAGCCGAGCCAGCTGTCCAGGGCAATCATGCAGACTCTCCTCAAAATCGGCAAGGTTGGGCAGATTCTCATTCCTGAAAAATAA
- a CDS encoding YitT family protein has product MTAIIMGSFLMGIGINGFIIPHHLLDGGFIGLGLILHYYYDFPPGLSLVCLSIPVYTVAWFYHRKYFFYSLSGLLASSIFIDLFEPIKGTMPLGILPSAVIGGILVGCGIGLMLRYDTSTCGSDLLAQLLSKAFSVNVGLIIFMMDALIISSGIKAVGWTHFFYSFLTIISVAILTIMMNRGRHSAAGA; this is encoded by the coding sequence ATGACTGCTATCATAATGGGAAGCTTTCTAATGGGGATTGGCATCAATGGCTTCATCATTCCTCATCATCTGCTGGATGGCGGTTTTATCGGGCTTGGCCTGATTCTGCACTATTATTATGATTTCCCCCCGGGCCTGTCTTTGGTATGCCTCAGCATCCCTGTTTATACAGTGGCCTGGTTTTATCACCGCAAGTATTTCTTTTACAGTTTGTCCGGTCTGCTGGCTTCCTCTATTTTTATTGACCTCTTTGAACCTATCAAAGGAACCATGCCGCTGGGGATACTGCCAAGCGCTGTTATTGGAGGAATACTGGTCGGCTGCGGAATCGGACTCATGCTCCGGTATGACACAAGCACATGCGGCTCTGATCTGCTTGCACAGCTTCTCTCAAAAGCATTTTCTGTCAATGTGGGTCTGATCATCTTTATGATGGATGCGCTGATTATTTCATCAGGAATCAAAGCAGTCGGATGGACGCATTTTTTCTATTCGTTCCTGACCATCATCAGTGTGGCAATCCTGACGATCATGATGAATCGGGGCCGGCATTCAGCAGCAGGGGCATAG
- a CDS encoding glycosyltransferase family 2 protein, translated as MLAVLWENAALFFGWFIAVYMVIVIFFYTVVLAISMVQLRREYRLKRDRIYEEYMSEIYTKPVSIIVPAYNEEAGIIQSVRSLLSISYPEYEILVVNDGSKDGTLAKMIGHYEMIKVDKAVRKQVETKEIKGIYQSRLLPNLYLIDKENGGKADALNAGLNISHYPYICSLDGDSVLEHDAFLKVMKPIIDSNEEVIASGGSIRIANGCEIKDGNLLKVGLAREPLVIMQIIEYLRAFLMGRIGLSRHNLLLIISGAFGVFSKRWVLEAGGYRTDTVGEDMELVVRMHRLIKEKGLKKRIVYVPDPVCWTEVPESATFLRKQRGRWHRGLFESLWTHRKLTFNPKYGAIGFISFPYFWVVEFFGPIVELLGYAYVVLSLFLGGIYLEFAILIFLLSCLYGSIFSMAAVLLEEWSLRKYPKVSDLLKLFFYSLTETLWYRPLTVFWRCEGIWKLIRGDKSWGEMKRKGVSE; from the coding sequence ATGCTGGCAGTTTTATGGGAGAATGCCGCTTTGTTTTTTGGCTGGTTCATCGCTGTTTATATGGTGATTGTCATCTTTTTTTACACAGTTGTTCTTGCTATTTCGATGGTTCAGCTGCGAAGGGAATACCGTCTTAAGCGCGACCGGATCTATGAGGAATATATGAGTGAGATTTATACAAAGCCTGTTTCCATCATTGTCCCTGCCTATAATGAAGAAGCTGGGATCATCCAGAGTGTCAGGTCCCTTTTGAGCATCAGCTATCCTGAGTATGAGATTCTGGTTGTGAATGACGGATCGAAGGATGGAACACTGGCAAAGATGATAGGGCACTATGAAATGATAAAAGTGGATAAGGCTGTCAGAAAGCAGGTGGAGACAAAGGAGATTAAAGGTATTTACCAGTCCCGCCTGCTGCCTAATTTATACTTGATCGATAAGGAGAATGGAGGAAAAGCCGATGCGCTCAACGCCGGCTTGAATATCTCCCATTATCCTTATATCTGTTCCCTGGACGGGGATTCTGTCCTGGAGCATGATGCGTTCCTTAAGGTGATGAAGCCGATCATTGATTCGAATGAAGAGGTGATTGCATCCGGAGGAAGCATCAGGATTGCGAATGGCTGTGAAATCAAGGATGGAAACCTGCTGAAGGTAGGGCTTGCCAGGGAACCGCTCGTCATCATGCAGATCATTGAATACCTGCGGGCTTTTCTGATGGGCCGCATCGGGCTGAGCCGTCATAATCTGCTGCTGATCATTTCGGGTGCATTTGGCGTTTTTTCAAAACGTTGGGTGCTGGAGGCAGGCGGGTACAGAACCGATACTGTCGGCGAGGATATGGAGCTTGTGGTCAGGATGCACCGGCTTATTAAAGAAAAAGGGCTGAAGAAGCGGATCGTCTATGTCCCCGACCCGGTCTGCTGGACGGAAGTGCCGGAAAGCGCGACTTTCCTGAGGAAGCAGAGGGGCAGGTGGCACAGGGGGCTGTTCGAAAGTTTGTGGACTCACCGGAAGCTGACCTTTAATCCGAAATATGGGGCAATCGGGTTCATCTCCTTCCCGTATTTCTGGGTTGTCGAATTTTTCGGGCCGATTGTCGAGCTGCTTGGCTATGCCTATGTGGTGCTGTCACTGTTCCTTGGGGGGATTTATCTGGAGTTTGCCATTCTGATCTTCCTGCTTTCCTGCCTCTACGGTTCTATTTTTTCAATGGCAGCGGTTTTGCTTGAAGAATGGAGCCTGCGCAAGTATCCGAAGGTGTCTGATTTGCTGAAGCTGTTCTTCTACTCTCTGACAGAAACCTTATGGTATCGCCCTCTAACAGTATTTTGGAGGTGCGAGGGCATCTGGAAGCTGATCAGGGGAGATAAGAGCTGGGGAGAAATGAAACGAAAAGGTGTGTCTGAATGA
- a CDS encoding HEAT repeat domain-containing protein: MRLDQELFVLAAAALSITGILTVILVYLVIRKAFEITARRKVEDWKQKLNLPLFSFLYEGKQLEEAALADRASLLAAEELLGHYADILEGEQEKENLSFFAESYLRGHYAKGLQSRKWSTRINSLYHIEDFHLKSLEGEVLRIAESGGSSTSEKVQAFKILADFQSENLFMLLDSRSLPFSEFDLRNILIRLDDKGFGRFVEGFRTSPERLQFAVLDVIAVNKQLGYLRFVEEVFMSEAGEMRLRALKALASIGYTEDIAPYEELAESSSWQERMLAAKLFGSLKDEGLLPRLAEMLHDSSWYVRSQAGQSILAFSKGKEILQKVIDSSHDPYARDMAWEWMQKGERH, translated from the coding sequence ATGAGACTAGATCAGGAACTGTTTGTTCTCGCTGCAGCGGCCCTTTCCATTACAGGAATATTGACAGTCATACTGGTGTATCTCGTGATTAGAAAAGCTTTTGAAATAACAGCAAGGCGGAAGGTTGAAGATTGGAAGCAAAAACTGAACCTTCCGCTGTTTTCTTTTTTATATGAAGGGAAGCAGCTGGAGGAAGCTGCCCTGGCTGACCGGGCAAGCCTGCTGGCTGCTGAGGAGCTCCTCGGTCATTATGCGGATATCCTTGAAGGGGAGCAGGAAAAAGAAAATCTTTCTTTTTTTGCAGAGTCCTATCTTAGGGGCCATTATGCCAAAGGACTTCAAAGCAGAAAGTGGAGTACGCGGATAAATTCGCTTTATCATATAGAGGATTTCCATTTGAAAAGTCTGGAGGGAGAAGTACTGCGGATTGCCGAAAGCGGGGGAAGCTCAACTTCTGAAAAAGTCCAGGCCTTCAAGATCCTGGCAGATTTCCAGAGTGAGAATCTATTCATGCTGCTGGATTCCCGGAGTTTGCCGTTCTCGGAATTCGATCTCAGGAATATTCTAATCCGGCTTGATGACAAAGGTTTTGGCCGATTTGTTGAAGGCTTTAGAACTTCTCCGGAAAGACTGCAGTTTGCTGTATTGGATGTGATTGCTGTCAACAAGCAGCTTGGTTATCTTCGTTTTGTGGAAGAGGTGTTCATGTCCGAGGCGGGGGAAATGAGGCTCCGGGCATTGAAGGCATTAGCTTCAATAGGATATACAGAGGATATAGCCCCTTATGAGGAACTCGCTGAATCTTCCAGCTGGCAGGAACGGATGCTTGCCGCCAAGCTTTTCGGCAGCTTAAAAGACGAAGGGCTGCTCCCAAGGCTGGCAGAAATGCTGCACGATTCATCCTGGTATGTAAGATCACAGGCAGGCCAGTCTATCTTGGCTTTTTCAAAGGGGAAAGAAATATTGCAGAAAGTAATTGATAGTTCGCATGATCCTTATGCCAGGGATATGGCTTGGGAATGGATGCAAAAAGGGGAGCGGCACTGA
- a CDS encoding SurA N-terminal domain-containing protein, with product MKKIKWTMLAVLTAAVLTACGGNEDNAQSEDKNASKQEEKSQEASMKEMQEKLDKQKVDEKETVAVVNDDKILGKDFNGMLQNAQMSYQMSGQDPTTKEASEQIKQQTIDSLVGQSLIMQEAAEKGYKASEEEVQGQLDEIKKQYEGDDKKFAAALKDAGLTEEELKGQISDSIVSNKYIDKEIKADAATEEEVKAYYDQVKASTPEGQSVPEYEEIKTKIQEQLNDQKKQEVLVKQVEDLKKDAKVEVLI from the coding sequence ATGAAGAAGATTAAATGGACGATGCTGGCAGTCTTGACCGCTGCCGTTTTAACTGCTTGCGGCGGGAACGAGGACAATGCTCAATCAGAAGATAAGAATGCAAGCAAGCAGGAAGAGAAGAGCCAGGAGGCCAGCATGAAGGAAATGCAGGAAAAACTGGACAAGCAAAAAGTCGATGAAAAAGAAACCGTTGCTGTTGTCAATGATGATAAAATTCTGGGCAAGGATTTTAACGGTATGCTCCAGAATGCTCAAATGAGCTACCAGATGAGCGGACAGGATCCAACTACCAAGGAAGCCTCAGAACAAATTAAGCAGCAGACAATAGACAGCCTGGTCGGACAAAGCTTAATCATGCAGGAAGCCGCTGAAAAAGGCTACAAGGCCTCAGAAGAAGAGGTGCAGGGCCAGCTGGATGAAATAAAGAAACAATACGAAGGCGATGACAAGAAATTTGCCGCTGCCCTAAAGGATGCGGGATTGACTGAAGAAGAGCTGAAGGGGCAAATCAGCGATTCTATCGTATCAAATAAGTATATCGATAAAGAAATTAAAGCAGATGCCGCTACAGAAGAAGAAGTAAAAGCATATTATGATCAAGTGAAAGCATCAACACCTGAAGGGCAATCAGTTCCGGAATACGAAGAAATAAAAACAAAAATCCAGGAACAGCTTAACGACCAAAAGAAACAGGAAGTACTGGTCAAACAGGTTGAAGATCTGAAAAAGGATGCCAAGGTTGAAGTACTGATATAA
- a CDS encoding L-cystine transporter: MSAVYIIVNIAIMLLLIYGLYVMQKKHISFSKRVFTALGAGIIFGFALQFIYGSGSEVIAESAEWFNLAGGGYVRFLQMIVMPLVFISILAAFTKLKLTNNIGKISTLILGILVGTTAIAAAVGITAALGFDLEAVQITQGEAESARAEQLEQRYGEIQDRTFPQQILVLLPANPFLDFTGARPTSTISVVIFAAFLGIAYLGVKRKTPEHAELFARIVDSFYSIIMRVVTLILRLTPYGVLAIMAKTAATSDLDSILNLGKFVVASYAALIVMFLIHLLLLILAGLNPVTYMKKAFPVLAFAFTSRTSAGALPLNIKTQRSLGVSEGIANFSGSFGLTIGQNGCAGIYPAMLAVMIAPTVGIDPLSPSFLLSVIAIVAISSFGVAGVGGGATFAALLVLSALNLPVGLAGLLISIEPLIDMGRTAVNVSGSMTSGILTSRLTGDIDTAAYNDAANKIEAEA, encoded by the coding sequence ATGTCTGCGGTATATATTATAGTGAATATTGCCATTATGCTTTTATTGATTTATGGGCTATATGTGATGCAGAAAAAACATATATCGTTCTCCAAGCGTGTATTCACTGCACTTGGAGCGGGGATTATATTCGGCTTTGCCCTGCAGTTCATTTACGGATCCGGTTCGGAAGTAATCGCCGAGTCGGCTGAGTGGTTCAATCTTGCCGGGGGAGGATATGTCAGATTTCTGCAAATGATTGTCATGCCGCTCGTCTTTATTTCAATCCTGGCTGCTTTTACGAAACTGAAGCTGACCAATAATATTGGAAAAATCAGCACCCTGATCCTTGGGATCCTGGTTGGGACCACGGCAATTGCGGCTGCTGTCGGCATCACTGCCGCGCTTGGCTTTGATCTGGAGGCAGTGCAGATTACACAGGGAGAAGCGGAATCTGCAAGGGCTGAACAGCTTGAGCAGCGGTACGGGGAAATTCAGGACCGCACTTTCCCGCAGCAAATACTGGTTCTTCTGCCTGCCAATCCATTTCTGGATTTCACAGGTGCGCGGCCTACGTCCACCATTTCTGTTGTTATATTTGCCGCCTTCCTGGGGATTGCCTATCTTGGCGTAAAACGGAAAACACCTGAGCATGCGGAGCTTTTTGCGAGAATAGTAGATTCTTTTTACAGCATTATCATGAGGGTCGTTACATTGATTCTCCGCCTTACGCCATACGGGGTTCTGGCCATCATGGCAAAGACCGCGGCTACCAGCGATCTTGATAGCATCCTGAATCTTGGCAAATTTGTCGTTGCTTCCTATGCAGCTCTCATTGTTATGTTCCTGATTCACCTGCTGCTGCTGATATTGGCAGGCCTGAATCCTGTCACTTACATGAAAAAAGCTTTCCCTGTCCTGGCTTTTGCCTTCACATCCAGGACGAGTGCTGGAGCACTGCCGCTGAATATTAAAACTCAGCGGTCACTCGGGGTATCTGAAGGGATAGCCAACTTCTCAGGTTCATTCGGCCTTACTATCGGCCAAAACGGATGTGCCGGAATTTATCCGGCGATGCTGGCAGTCATGATTGCGCCTACAGTAGGGATCGACCCTCTTTCACCGTCATTCCTGCTGTCTGTCATCGCCATCGTCGCCATCAGTTCTTTTGGCGTAGCAGGCGTAGGCGGCGGAGCTACCTTTGCGGCACTGCTTGTCCTTTCAGCACTCAATCTGCCGGTAGGGCTTGCAGGCCTGCTCATTTCCATCGAGCCCCTCATTGATATGGGGCGGACAGCGGTCAATGTATCCGGAAGCATGACATCCGGCATTCTCACAAGCCGTTTGACTGGGGACATTGATACTGCAGCTTATAATGATGCTGCTAATAAAATTGAAGCAGAAGCTTGA
- a CDS encoding diguanylate cyclase — MKLDKYKTLLFQKIKNQMTLWFEQEAETPVNNEDVYRFLHSIKGTAGTLQLVGLHQVAGKLMDQVEKSSEKIWGNRELRDFLYELMGLSYEYEHFQREEEKQSLPRDENMPLIQVIDDDVSMLILLKDALESKGWMVMANTEPEKAVDQFFDMNPDCLIIDVNLPGKSGFHVLEDIQKHTNKKFIPKLMISIMNDRETRIKAYRLGADDFISKPIDLEEFLIKVERHLDRKQIFDQSVLIDELTQVYNRRFLKDSLKRYLKELERSNQYFSIAVLDLDHFKQVNDMYGHPAGDRILSEFAQYLKDHVRIGDIVFRYGGEEFILLLPRTNDHDSKEVVSRLLSGFSSRTFIEGGAELKMTFSAGVYMVHDPSATVAEAIKTADQALYKAKRNGRARVESANKLIGGHSRKVLNVSVIDDDAIIRTMLMKILQSMEFEHTSLDIQVYEDGQKFLQSGRMEQKGEHFLILDGIMPVMDGTEVLQKVKENRNASRVHVLMLTGRKTEYDIARALKLGADDYVTKPFSITELQARIHRLIQRMS, encoded by the coding sequence ATGAAGCTTGATAAATACAAAACTTTATTGTTTCAAAAGATTAAGAATCAAATGACTCTTTGGTTTGAACAGGAAGCGGAAACTCCTGTGAACAACGAAGATGTTTACCGTTTCCTTCACTCCATCAAGGGGACAGCAGGAACTCTGCAGCTTGTCGGACTCCATCAGGTGGCAGGCAAACTGATGGACCAGGTGGAAAAGAGCAGCGAAAAAATCTGGGGAAACCGGGAGCTGCGGGATTTTTTATATGAACTGATGGGCCTGAGCTATGAATATGAACATTTCCAAAGAGAAGAGGAGAAACAGAGTCTTCCAAGGGATGAAAATATGCCATTGATCCAGGTGATTGATGATGATGTATCCATGCTGATCCTCCTTAAAGATGCACTGGAAAGCAAGGGCTGGATGGTTATGGCAAATACCGAGCCTGAAAAAGCTGTCGACCAATTCTTTGATATGAATCCCGACTGTCTTATCATCGATGTTAATCTACCGGGCAAAAGCGGGTTCCATGTGCTTGAGGATATTCAGAAGCATACGAATAAAAAGTTTATACCAAAGCTGATGATCAGCATAATGAATGACAGAGAAACGAGAATAAAGGCTTACAGGCTGGGGGCGGATGATTTTATTTCCAAACCTATTGACCTGGAAGAATTCCTTATAAAGGTAGAGCGGCATTTGGACAGGAAACAAATATTTGACCAGTCTGTCCTGATCGATGAATTGACGCAGGTATACAACCGCAGGTTCCTGAAGGATTCTCTTAAACGGTATTTAAAAGAACTAGAACGGAGCAATCAGTATTTTTCTATTGCCGTCCTTGATCTGGATCATTTCAAGCAGGTGAATGATATGTACGGCCATCCGGCCGGAGACCGTATCCTGTCGGAGTTTGCCCAGTATCTGAAGGATCATGTCAGGATTGGAGATATAGTGTTCCGCTATGGAGGAGAGGAATTCATCCTGCTGCTTCCGCGCACCAATGACCATGACAGCAAGGAGGTCGTCTCAAGGCTACTTTCCGGCTTCTCAAGCCGAACGTTCATAGAGGGCGGGGCGGAATTGAAAATGACCTTCTCGGCCGGTGTATATATGGTCCATGATCCTTCTGCTACTGTGGCAGAAGCAATCAAGACGGCTGATCAGGCTTTATATAAAGCAAAACGGAACGGCCGGGCCAGGGTGGAAAGTGCCAATAAATTGATCGGCGGCCATTCAAGGAAGGTTCTGAATGTATCTGTCATTGATGATGATGCAATCATCAGGACCATGCTGATGAAAATCCTGCAATCCATGGAATTCGAGCATACCAGCCTGGATATCCAGGTGTATGAGGATGGACAGAAGTTCCTTCAATCCGGCCGTATGGAGCAGAAAGGGGAGCATTTCCTTATTTTGGACGGAATCATGCCTGTAATGGATGGGACGGAAGTTCTCCAGAAGGTGAAGGAAAATCGGAATGCAAGCCGCGTCCATGTTTTAATGCTGACAGGCAGAAAAACGGAATACGATATTGCCAGGGCACTGAAGCTGGGGGCAGATGATTATGTGACAAAGCCGTTCAGCATCACTGAGCTGCAGGCAAGAATTCATCGCCTGATCCAGAGGATGTCATAA